GATGTGGTAGTAAGCGGCAATTTCCACCATTCTGGCCGCGTAGGCACCGTTGTTGACAACACAGATTTTCTTGCCCTCCGGCACCAGGGAGTTCACGAGCACATCCTGCACGATGGTTCCGGAGCCGGTAAAAATGACGGCACTGTATTTCTCGGGATCTCCGTGAACCACCTTCACCAGGTCGCGGCGGACCCGGGTCATGACGTCTACGAATTCCTGTTCCCGGGGACAGATGTCGGGCACCACCTGGGCGTATTTCACGGCGTCGCTAGTGGTGGCCGGCCCCGGGTTCAGCAGTACGTTCCTCTTGACGGGTTTGACGACTTCCATGATTACCTCCGTCCTTCTGTTAGAGTTTCCCCACTTTCTTGATACCCGATTTTTTGCTGGGGTCCTGAATCTCCTCGACAATGCTGAAGCCGCTGCCCCTGACGCCCTGCATGCTATCGAAACGTTCCTTCCACTCTTCGGGTGTCTTGCACAGGGACGACTTGGCATGGGCGGCCCTTTCGGAAAGGGGCGGTACCGGTCGATCTTCAGGACCGTCATAGTCCTCTTTGGGCGTCAACTGCTGGCCCAGGCGTGAGGTCCCCCGGCGCTCCACCTCTTCGATATAGTGGGCGCCGGCCGCAAAGGAGCGGGTGACCGCCAGGATGGCCCAGGTGGCTTCGGGCGTAAAGCCGAGATCCAGCATGGTGGCACCGGTGGCGCCCAGCATGTCCAGATCAACCGGCGTGTCGGCAGCTTCCTGCGCCGCCTTGACCACCGCTTTGATGAAGTCGATATACTTTCCGGCCACACCGAGTTTTTCAGCCCGGGCGATCATGCGTTGGGCCGCGGGGTCCTTGAGCATGAGGTCCGAAACTCCCAGGGCTTCGTCATGCAGCTTGTCCGCCACCAGCATCCTGGCGGCCTCATCCAGGGAGAGATCCTGTTCTACGGCTATTTTCATATAGCTGTCGAGCATATTGCCGAAGGCCGAATAGGCGCCGTAGGCGTGTCCGAAGGCCATGATCGAAGCACCGCAGGCCTGCGTCAGGAAGGTTTTGGACCGGGCTACTATCCTGGAGATGGCCGCCGGGGAGGAGAGCCCGTCCTCCAGGGCCATGATCATGACGTAGTTGAGCATCTGCCCCTCCTCGACAGTGGGGATGCGCGCCTGGTAGTCCACGAAAAGAACCTCGATGACGCCGTAGCCCTCCTCCATCATCTCGGTGGTGTCGTACCCGCGGGTGACGATGCGGTGCACGTTTTTATAGGCCACTTCGGAAACCCACTGAAAAGGCGCTCTCTGGGTGTCTCTCGGCACGGTGCCGTACTCGCGGTCATAGTAGTCGAAGGGATTCTTGGAGCTGCCAAGATTTCCGATCCCGCGTTCCCTTTTGGCCTTGTTCAGGGCGTCTGTTTTCTTCTTGTCTAGATAACCCATTGTTTGTATTCTCCCTCTTCCTTCTGTTTTTTGGCGTATTCCTGCTGTTCTTCCTTTTTGGGAACGATCCTGTCTTCGGGACCGACGTATTTGATCATGGAAAGGTCGATCATCTGCACCATGGGTTCGTTCCGGGATGCTCCCCAGGCGCGTCCCTTTTTCATGTTGTAGAGGGCGTGGGCCGCACAGCTGAACCCCCGCACAACGCTGCCGATGCACCACCCGGCATTGGGCGAGAAGCCGATTTCCATCAGTGCCGTGTTGCCGGACCCCACGACGTTGACGCCGACATAGGAGCGCCCTTCGGCCTTGCGCCTGGCGTGAAAGTGCTTTTCCAGGGCCCGCTGAAATTCGAGATACACGCCTTCCAGTTCCAGCTCTTCCTGCCGGAGATGGATCGGTTCCGCCCTGGGGTCGCTGTCGATGTGCTGGGGCTGGCCCATGCCCATGACGGGGCGGCCGGCATCCATGTATTCATCCACCAGGGTCTTGGCCATTTCGTCTACGGTTTTACCTTCCTCCCGGGCCCGCTTCAAATACTTGTTGAGCATGTAGCCGTGGGCCGCGCCCGGGCCGTGGACACCGCCGAAGGTGGAAACTGCAGCAGCTACGCAGACGGGCAGATTCGGGCGGCCGGCACTCACCCCGATGGCGCCCACCGCCGACGGCGACATGGAGTGCTCGAGAAAAACGCCCATTTCGTACTTGAGCATCTTTTCTTCCTTTTCTGTCGGGATGCGGTTTTGGAAGAGCACGAACATGGCGTCGTAAAACGAGTAGCCTTCCTCTGCCAGGTCACTCAGGTTGTATCCCCGCATGACGGTCTTTTCTTCCGTTTTGTAGGAGATCGAGGTTTTTCTCCTGATCATTGGGTCTCGGTTCATTGCAGATCCTCCAGTTGTATGTTTTTTGCAGTTATATGAGTAATGTTATCAAAATATTAGCATAAAAAATCGATCCGGTATGGGCCGGCCTGCACGCCATATAGAACCGCTTGTTTTATAAGTCAATGTAATAAATATTATAATTTGTATAATTTATTATTATACAGAAAGCAGGGGAGCTTATAAAGATCGGATTCAGGCGGATCACCGTTACGCCACCGTTGCATCACCGGGGGGTATTTATGGGGATGGAACTGCGGTCTTCAATGCCCTGAATGTTTCTATGTGGTGGTCTTCTTCGGCGATGATGCGGTCCAGCAGGTTGCGAGCCTCCTCTTCGAGGACAAACGCCTTGAGCATTTCATAAAACAGGATCCCGTCTTTTTCAGATTCGATAAAGACCTCTATCAGTTCGGAAACCTGCCATATATCGGCAAAGTCTACATTTTCAAGCGAAAAGGCCTCTTTTCCGATAATCGTATTCAGGAAACTGCTGTCCAGATTTTCCTGGGCGAGTGTATCCGTTTGATGAGAAACTTCCGTTTTGAGGCCCTCGAACCAGTCAACATGCGCGGATTCCTCGCCGGCAATCCATTCCAGGGCCGTTTCTATTTCCGGAACGGATGTCTTGGCGGCTGCTTCGAGGTATATCTTGCGGCTGTTTTTTTCGAGTCGGATGGCGATGTCCAGTATTTCGTTGACGGCAAACAAATGGCACCTCCCTATGCATCGGGAATATTCAGCAGTTGCTTGAGACGCTGCAGTTCCGATTCTGCATCGCCGACGAGTTCAGCCATGATGCCGCTGATGGGCAGAATCCTGTCGGCCAGCCCCACGGATTGCCCGGCCATCAGGGAACCCCCATCCACATCGCCGTCGATGGCGGCCCGGCGCAGCGCCCCCGCCCAGAAATTTTCGACTTCATACTGCGCTTGCCGGTTGTCTATGCTGTTGTCCTTCAGTTTCTGCATGATGCCGAGCTGGAGCTTGCCGAACGCTTCGGTCCCCTTGTTTTTGAGCGCTCGGACCGGGATAACCGGCAGCCGGCTGTCGAACTGTGGGGTCGCAACAGCGTCGCGCGCCTTGGCCCGCCTGAAGCTTTCTTTAAAATCCGGGTGGGCTTTGCACTCTTCAGACATGACAAAACGGGTGCCCATCTGGATTCCCGCGGCGCCCATCATCAACAGGTGGGCCATCATTCTTCCGGTGGCTATGCCGCCGGCGGCGAAAATGGGGACGTCATCCATCTCGAAGAGGATTTGCTGAAGCAAAACCAGCAGACTGACCGGACCGATGTGGCCGCCGGCCTCGGACCCTTCCAGCATGAGGGCATCGGTTCCCATTTTGACCAGCCGGAGGGCCAGCGGAGCGGTCGGTGCAAAACAGATAACCTTGGCGCCGGCGTCCTGGGCCAGCCTGATTTCCGGTTCGCGGGGGATGGAACCGGCGAACATGACCATGTCACAGGCCATGTCGCACACCATGCGCAGCTGCTCCTTGTAAATGGGAGACACCGTGATCAGGTTGACGCCAAAGGGCTTGTCCGTGTATTCGTGCAGACGTTCGATCTCTTTTTCCAGCTGGTCGACCGGCGTATTCCCGCCTGCCAGGAAGCCGAACCCGCCGGCTTCCCCCACATCGCCAACCAGCTTGTAATCGCTGATCCAGGTCATGGCGCCGCATGTGATGGGGTAGCGGCACCCGAGAAACTCCTGCCCGCGTTCGAAAAATCGGTCTATCAGCACGTCGGTGTCTCTTCCTGTCGGCATATTCTAATAGGGTCGTTACGGGCAATCGTTCCGCCCTGGACGACCCTGGCAAAAACGCCTTCTCTCGGCATGATACAATCCCCGGCCTGGTAATAAATAGCGCATTTTTTAGGGCACTCTTTTCCGATCTGTGAAATTTCGAGGATGACGGTGTCACCGAGCTGCAGCCGGGTTCCCACCGGCAGATGCGGCAGGTCGATGCCGGTGGTGGCGATGTTTTCGGCAAAGTCCCCAAAGGTCACATCCAGACCCGTCCGACGCGCTTTGTCGATACTTTCGGCTGCCAGCAGACTGACCTGTCTGTGCCAGTTTCCGGCATGCGCATCGTCCTCAAGCCCATGATCGCGAACGATCACGGCGGTGTCGACAGTGGCTTTTCTGGTACCCTTGTGCCTGCTGGCGGCGATGGATACTATTTTCATGGTTTTTGCTTTCATGGTTGAACCCAATAAAAGGACCGGGAGAGAAGAAGGCTTCGGGGGCGTTCCAGCGTCCGGTCTTCTGCGGCCCCATTTGTTTACCTCAATCCATTATACACGTGTTGACATGTTGTTTATGCAACTATGAAGTTTATTCGCTTTCTACGGTCTCGATGATCTCTTTGAGGATATCACAGGCGCGGCACCTTTTCATCTTCGATTCCCAGTTTTCCTCGGGTTCACCGCCGCAGATCGTACCTGAAACGAACCAGCACATTTTTCCACACTGGAATTCCCAGGCAGGGCATTTTTCCTTATGCTTCGGGGGGCAGTTATTGACAACCCAGCAGGATTTCCGGGGGATTTTGTTGCCGCGCCTGTTGGCCAGCAGGAAAAGCATCTGCCGCTCCACACCGGGAGGGATATTCCGCCATCCCTGCTCATAGCTGTGTATGGCCTTCAAAGACGTTCCTAGAAGCTGAGCGATCTCTTTTTGTGTTTTTTTGAGGTGTTTCCTGAGGACCGAAAATTCGTTAGCGTCCATAATGTCTCCAGCGCTTGTTTTATTGATTTTGTCCCGAATATTGCTACATTGTGGCAATGTCTGTCAAGAAAAAAACGACATGGAAATCAGCGACCTCCTGCAGAGCCTGATGTATGAAAAAGGGCCCTTAGAAGGGGTCTGATCGGCCGACGCCGCTGATTGGTTTTAACTTCCTTCATACGTCACCGGCTCAGCCGGTGACGTATGAAGGAAGTGAGTGCGGGATCGAAAAACGCTCACTGCCGCAGAAAAGCATGAACCCCTTCTTTTTACCTATACAGGCCAGGGTCATGTTGAGGCTGGCGGCCAGTTCCACGGCCAGCGCCGTCGGGCGCGACATGCTGATCATGATTTCCAGGCCGGCCCGGGCGGCCTTCTGAACAAGCTCGAAACTGAGCCGCGATGACATGGCGGCGACGCGCAGGCTGGCGAGGTCATTGTTCATGAACGCTTTTCCGATGGCCTTGTCCAGGGCATTGTGCCGCCCCACATCTTCCGCCCAGGTCATGGGTTCCACGTGCCTGTCGAACACCATGGCGGCGTGGGAACTGCCTGTAAGGGCATACAACTCCTGGTGCTCGGAGAGGCGCTGTACGCATTCCTTGGCTTGATCGATGGTCATTTTAACGGTGTTGCCGACGGGTTTCACGATTTGATACAGGTCGGCCAGCAGCTCCTTGCCGCAGATGCCGCAACTGGTTTGACTCATGAAGCCCTGTCTGTTCAGGAGGTTGCGGACCTTTTTGCGCCTCTCGGGCACCAGGGTGGCTGTGACCACATTGACGCCGTCTTCCGTACAGTAACCGAGGGTGGCAAAATCTTCGGGCCTTTCCACGAGTCCTTCGGCGAGGCAGAACCCGGCGGCGTGTGCCAGTTCATCGCCGGGGGTTCGCATGACAACGGAATAGGGCTTGCCTTCGATGCGGATGGACAGCGGTTCTTCCAGAATAAAAGCCTGCTCTATCTGTTGAAAGGTTCCGTTTTCGTAGATAATCATCTTCTGGGTGCGGGAATTTTTCATGGTCTTTATGCGGTCCTCAAGCGTTTACTTCAACGTAGCCCAAACCGTATGCCTAACGCCATCCCTTAATTTTCCGAACGCTATAGGTTGTCGGTAAAAACGTATTCATCCGTCTGCCGCTTGTCAAAAGGAAGCCTGGTCCGGGCGCGGCCGGTTCGATTCGGGTTCGTCAGCCCTGGGCGGGAACGCTCTTCTGGGTCAAGGGTCTTCGGGGTCGGCGTGGAAAACATACCCGATGGACCGCAGACTTTTAAAATGGGCCGGTTTCTTAGGGTTTTTTTCAAAGTATTTTCTGAATCGGACGATGAAATTGTCCACGGTACGGGTTGTCGTACCGTGCGTGTACCCCCAGCCGATTTCCAGGAGTTTTTTTCGGGAGAGCGGTTTCCCCTCATTCATCACGAACAACTTCAGCAGTTTGGCCTCCTGCTCGGTCAGATGGATCTCCCCCTTGCGGTTGTGAGCCGTCAGTGTGTTGAAATCGATGCGGTTGCTGCCGAAAACATGAACGCTTTCCACCTGATTGAGGAGCGTGTTTCCCGTTCCATTTTCTTCATACCAGGAAAGACGGGTCAAAAGCCGCTCCACCCGCAGCAGAAATTCCTCAAGGCTGAAGGGTTTGGTCAGATAGTCGTCCACGCCGTACGACAGGCCTTTGACTTTGTAATCGGTTGCCGCCTTGGCGGAAAGAATGAGGATGGGAAGCCGTTCATCTTCCAGGCGTATGCTTCGGAGTACGGAGAGGCCGTCGATCCCCGGGAGCATGATGTCGAGCACGATGAGGTCGGGTTGCCAGTGTTTCCAGGCTTTAAGGCCTGCGTTGCCGTTCTCGGCGGTCATCACGTCGTAGCCCTGCAGGGAAAGATTGAGCCTGAGCCCTTCCGCGATATGATGGTCGTCTTCGACGATCAGTATGCGTTTTTTTGTATTATCCGTCATGCTGCATATTTCAGCGGCAGAATCAGGGAAAAGGTCGAGCCTTTGCCCAAACCCTGGCTGGATACCCGTATTTTGCCCTTGTGAATTTTGGCAATCTGCTCAACCAGAAAGAGCCCCAGACCGCTGCCCTTCGCAGACATATCGTCGGCACGGCCGATCTGGTAAAATTTTCTGAATATTTTTCGTCTTTCCTTTTTTTCGATGCCGATGCCGTTGTCCTTGAAGTTAATATACAGCTTTTTACCCTGCGCTTCAAAAGAAATTTGGACCTCGGGTTTATCGGATTGATTGTATTTGACGGCATTGGTGAGGATGTTCATCAGAAACATGTCGAACAGCGGTGCATTGATGGAGTAGTGATAGGGCCCGCCGGAAGGGTTGAACACGGTGACACGGTAATCCTGGAAATGGTGGGCGTTTTTAGTCAGGAAACGCTTGACGACATCGACCAGGTTATGGGGTTCGAGTTCGCCGCTGAAGCTCTTGCTCTCGATCTGAGCCAGGTTGAGGATGCGGTTGATGTTATCGGACAGCCGGCCGGCATCGTTCAGCATATACCGGATGTATTTTATCTGGTCCTCACGGGACAGCTCGTGCTTGATGAAGGTTTCCAGGTACAGCTTCAAGGCGGTGACCGGGGTTTTCAGTTCATGGGTGAAGTTGTTGATGAAGTTATGTTGGAGCCGGTACAGCTGCAGGGTCTTCAAGTTGTAGACGAAAATGATGAAGATGCCCATGAAGATGATGCCCACCAGGAGGGAAAGGACGAGGATCACCACCCAGGTCTGGGATGCGAGAACCTGCCCCGCGTCCAGGTTGAATCGCTCTACGATCGCTCTAAGGCCCGAGCTGGCTTCGATGTACCAGTAGATGTAGAGGAATAACGAGGTCCCCAGCGCCAGGATGGAAAACACCAGGATTAATATGGGGTGAAACAGCCACCTGCTGCGATTCATGGGTTTTTCCTGCAATAAATTTTCAAAGACTGCGTTTGATACATCGCCCGCAAAGGTCAAACATGCGCAGGCCTTCCGATTGTTTTCAGTGAATCCACCTTCGAAAATGTATATATGATTGTAAAAGTTTTGTAAATTCAAAACGTTCCCTGTACATTTTTCTATTGGTTTGGCTAATAATTTACCTGGTAGGAAACAAAATCAACGTGACCCTCATCAGGAGTGATTACGCCATGGCAAAAGAGAAAAATGTTCTGCTCGTTTATCCCGAAGTGCCTAAAAACACCTATTGGAGCTTTCAATACGCCCTGCAGTTCACCGGAAAGAAGAGTGCCATGCCCCCCCTTGGGCTGATTACCATTGCGGCCTATTTTCCCGCTCACTACCGGCTCAAGCTGGTGGATCTCAACATCGAACCCCTGAAAGAGGCCGATATCCTGTGGGCCGATCAGGTGTATGTTTCGGCCATGATTGTCCAGAAGGCTTCCTTCGCCAGGGTCGTGGAGACGTGTAACCGCCTGAATACAACGGTGGTGGCGGGCGGTCCCTACCCCACCTCCAGCCACGAAGAGATCGAAGGCGTGGATTGCTTCGTGCTGGGGGAGGTGGAAAACTGTCTGCCCGATATCATCGCCGCCCTGGAAACGGGTAGGGCGAAACGGGTTTATCCGCCGGCGGGCAGGCCCTCCATGAAAACGGCAAAGGTGCCCAGATTCGATCTGCTGAAGCTGAAGGCCTATGCTTCCATGGCCATTCAATACTCCCGCGGCTGCCCTTTCAAGTGTGAATTCTGTGACATTTGGAAAGTTTACGGTAACCGTCCGCGCCTTAAGTCACCCTCGGGTGTTCTATCCGAACTGGACACGCTGTACGCATCGGGCTGGCGCGGCCCCGTGTTCATCGTGGACGACAATTTCATCGGCAACCGCAAAAAGGTTCGCGATGAACTGCTGCCGGCGCTTTTTACGTGGCAGCGTTCACACGGATTTGCCTTCCGCTTTTTCACCGAAGCGAGCATCAACATGGCCACTGACCCCGAACTGTTGGAGGCCATGCGGGCCGCCGGGTTCGATGAGGTGTTCATAGGCATCGAAACCCCTTCGCGGGAAGGTCTGGCCGAAACCGGCAAAAAGCAGAACCTGAAGACGGATATGGCCGAGGCCGTGGAGACCATCCAGCGTCACGGCATGGAAGTCATGGCCGGTTTCATCGTCGGTTTCGACAGCGACACGGACGACATCTTCGACCGGCAGATCGAATTCATCCAGAAAACGGGCATCCCCCAGGCCATGGTTGGACTGCTGACCGCCCTCCCAGGGACGGAGCTCCATCGGCGGCTCTTGTCGCAGGGACGGCTGCTGAATGCCGCCGACGGCAACAACACCCACTGTCATGCCATCAATTTCATCCCCCGCATGGATGAAAAAAAATTGAAAAACGGGTACCGGCGGATTCTGTCTACCATATACGACAAGCGCCTGAAAAATTATTTTGAGCGCTGCAGCCGCCTCTTGGACAGAATCGGGGACACACCGCAGTTCGCCAGGAAGATCCGCTTCGACGAGATCAGGGGGTTGGCCGCGTCGCTTCCGCGCCAGCTGGTGTCGCCCTACGGCTTACAGTACCTCAAGTTTCTGGCGAGGAGCCTTGTCCGCAACCGTGTGGTTCTCAGCGAGGCGGTCAGGCTCGGCGTGATCGGTCACCACTTCCACACCATTACCAGCGAGATGATCGAGGCGGAGAAAGTGGCTTCCTACCTGGATGAAACCTATGCCCACCTGTGCGCCCGTTTGGAAACCTACTCCTCCTTGGCCAGGGGAAGCTACCAGGAAAAGCGCCGGGAAATCGTGCAGCTTCTGAGACATAAAAAGCGGGTGTTGAACCGTATCCGGCAGAGGATCGACAGCCTCCACGTGGACTTCCGCCGGGATCTGGTCCGCAGATACAGGGACCTTTCGGAGCGGCTGCAGAGGCTCAGCGAACCGCTCGAGGCCGCCGTGGTTTTTACAGACTGATCGAAAAATCTTCAATCACAACGGGGTTCATCAACTGGAAAGGCTTACCCTATGCAACTCCGGGGTTCATTTCTCTCCTCCATTGACTCCCCCGTGGAAAAGCGTATAATTCCATAACGGCTGTCATCTGTGAACACCCCCATCGTTTGCAAATGCCCGGGCAACCTTAGATTGGATGGCAATGGCTCAAATAAGGAAAGACAGCCGTTATTATGATCAACATCGAGAACTTACAAAAGAGTTTCGGCGGCCAGGTCCTCTTCGACGGCCTGGCCTTCAAGCTGAATGCCAGGGAACGGGTCGGGCTGGTGGGACGCAACGGTCACGGCAAGACGACCCTTTTCCGCATCATCACCGGCGAAGAGACCTACGACGGCGGTTCGCTGACGATTCCTAAAAATTATCGTATCGGCATCGTCCGTCAGCAGCTCGATTTTTCCGCAGATACCGTCCTGAAGGAAGGCATGACGGGCCTTCCCGAGGCCGAAAGGGATCACCACTGGAAAGTCGAGAAGGTCCTGGCGGGGCTCGGTTTTTCCCAGGACGACATGCAACGCCGCCCGCACGAGTTTTCCGGCGGCTTTCAGGTGCGGTTGAACCTGGCCAAGGTCCTGGTTGCCGAGCCCGATCTCCTGCTCCTGGACGAACCCACCAATTACCTGGACATCACCTCGATCCGCTGGGTGGAGCGTTTTCTGATACGCTGGCCCCACGAGTTGATCCTGATTACCCACGACCGTGGTTTCATGGACAAAGTGGTCACCCACACCGTGGGCATCCATCGGCAAAAGGCAAGGAAAATCACCGGTGACACCCACAAATATTATTCCCAGATAGCCCAGGACGAGGAGATTTACGAAAAGACCCGTCTCAACGACGAGCGTCGCCAGAAGGAGATCCAGCAGTTCATCTCACGCTTCAGGGCCAAGGCGCGTCTCGCCAATCTGGTGCAGTCGCGCATCAAGACCTTGGAAAAGCTGGAGAAGAAAGAAAAACTGGCCAAAATCAACACGCTGGATTTTTCTTTCCGCAGCGAACCCTTCAGGGGCAAGCACATGCTTGCGGCGACGAACGTGTCCTTTGCCTACGACGGGGGCGTTCCCCTTATCAGCGGTTTCAATCTGTCGGTCAATGCGGGGGACCGCATTTGCGTTATAGGCAAAAACGGTAAGGGTAAAACCACGCTTCTGAAATTGCTGGCAGGAAGCCTGCAACCCCGGGCCGGTGAGATTCAATACAACCCGTCCGTAGCAAGGGGATTTTTCGAGCAGACCAACATCCAGACCCTCGATGATCGCCGCACGGTGGAGGAGGAGATTCTTTACGCGCACGAGGGGGTCGACCGGCAGGCCGCCCGCAACATCTGCGGTGCCATGCTGTTCGAAGGCGATGCGGCCCTGAAGAAAATCAGCGTTCTTTCCGGGGGGGAGAAAAGCCGGGTGCTCCTGGGGAAGATTCTGGTAACACCGCTGAATCTTCTTTTGCTGGACGAACCCACCAACCACCTGGACATGGATTCCTGCGATGCCCTGCTGGCGGCCATAGACAGCTTCGAGGGCGCCGTCATCATGGTGACCCACAGCGAAATGTTCCTGAACGCCCTGGCCGAGCGCCTGGTTGTTTTCCAGGATGACGGCATCACCCTGTTCGAGGGCGGCTACAATTATTTTTTGAGCAAAGGCGGGTGGGAGGGGGAGCGCCCGGAAAAGAAGCCGTCTGCGCAGGTTCCGGAAAAAGAAGAACCTGGGGATAAATTAAACAAAAAAGAGGCCCGTAAAAAGCGCTCCCAGCTGGTTGCCGAACGGGGCAGGGCGCTGAAGCCCATCAAGCAGAAGATCCGGCGTGCGGAAGACGCCATCGAGAAGCAGGAAAAGCGGCTTCAGTCTTCCAATCAGGAGATGGTGTCCGCAGCGGGCAACGGCGACGGCGAAAAGATTGCGGAGATCTCCAAGGAGATTCACGCCTGCAATGCCGCCATCGAAAGGCATTTTTCCGAACTGGAAGCGCTGCACGAAAAGAAAGATGAACTGGAGTCTAGGTATGCCGAGTTGCTGGCGGAATGACAGCAAAAGGCAGCGCAATTATAGCGGTTGTCATATATATGTTCCGACGTTGTAAAAGGTGCCCAATGGGAAACGTAGTTTCGGAACGGTATGTTTTCAAACGCTATAGCGTCTATCTTTTGCTCTTATGGTTGGTTATGTAGCTGAGGGGTCGGGTGGAATAAAGATGATATGGTTGTTCGGTTCGGGCAAACCGGATGAACCGACGACAGGTTTTTTGGAGGTAACATTATGTACGGTATCACCATCCGGTGGTTGACCCTCACGGTGTCGATCATCGTCACCGCTTATTTGGTCGACGGCATTCAGGTAAACGGGTTCTGGTCGGCTTTTTTTGCCGCGGCGGTTTTAGGAATCCTGAATGCCTTTTTTCGCCCCATCATCCTGATATTGACCCTGCCCATCAATTTGTTGACCCTGGGCCTGTTCACCTTTGTCATCAACGCGTTGCTGCTGCTCATGGCTTCGGGAGTGATTTCCGGATTCCATGTGGCAGGCTTCTGGTCGGCTGTTTTCGGCGCCCTGTTGATCGGCCTGGTCAGCTGGCTGATCAACGGCTTCATCAACGGGCAGGGGCACGTGGAGTATATCGACCTGAAGCACAGGGGCGGCAACCGTTGGGAATGAGGCGGGTTTGTTATTTGGGGCATGCGTTTTTCTGAAGAAAGGCATGGCGCCATCGTAACCATGCTGTGTATGCAACCTTGGACTCATCACCCCGCGTGTCGTATTCATATGAAATATTTTAGGCTATGGCGCATCATCCTGTCCATTCTAGTGCTGGCCTATACCTTGCTGCCTTTCGATGTCCTGCCGGACATGGTAGTCGGCTGGGGCTGGCTGGACGACATTGCCATTATCTATCTGCTGTGGCACTATTTCTACAGGGGGGGGCGGGGGCGTTTCGGCACTTCTGACCGCGAAAGCGCAGATTCCGGGCAGTCCGGTGGCGAGGGCATTGCAGGGAAAGAGGGATCGGCCGTACCGAAAACCCCTTACGACATCCTCGACGTCCCCCGGGGGGCCTCCCCCGAAGAGATTCGCTTGGCCTACAAGAAGCTTGCCGGCAAGTACCACCCGGATAAGGTCGCCCACCTGGGAAAGGAGTTCCAGGAGTTGGCCGAAGAGCGCTTCAAAGAGATTCAGGCGGCCTATGAAAAACTCAAAACCGGTTTTGATTAGACCTGACAGTTAGGAATAGACCATGAAGGATTCATCGAGGAAGGACACGCAA
This region of Deltaproteobacteria bacterium genomic DNA includes:
- a CDS encoding ferritin family protein — translated: MFAVNEILDIAIRLEKNSRKIYLEAAAKTSVPEIETALEWIAGEESAHVDWFEGLKTEVSHQTDTLAQENLDSSFLNTIIGKEAFSLENVDFADIWQVSELIEVFIESEKDGILFYEMLKAFVLEEEARNLLDRIIAEEDHHIETFRALKTAVPSP
- a CDS encoding nitronate monooxygenase family protein, with product MLIDRFFERGQEFLGCRYPITCGAMTWISDYKLVGDVGEAGGFGFLAGGNTPVDQLEKEIERLHEYTDKPFGVNLITVSPIYKEQLRMVCDMACDMVMFAGSIPREPEIRLAQDAGAKVICFAPTAPLALRLVKMGTDALMLEGSEAGGHIGPVSLLVLLQQILFEMDDVPIFAAGGIATGRMMAHLLMMGAAGIQMGTRFVMSEECKAHPDFKESFRRAKARDAVATPQFDSRLPVIPVRALKNKGTEAFGKLQLGIMQKLKDNSIDNRQAQYEVENFWAGALRRAAIDGDVDGGSLMAGQSVGLADRILPISGIMAELVGDAESELQRLKQLLNIPDA
- a CDS encoding MOSC domain-containing protein, giving the protein MKAKTMKIVSIAASRHKGTRKATVDTAVIVRDHGLEDDAHAGNWHRQVSLLAAESIDKARRTGLDVTFGDFAENIATTGIDLPHLPVGTRLQLGDTVILEISQIGKECPKKCAIYYQAGDCIMPREGVFARVVQGGTIARNDPIRICRQEETPTC
- a CDS encoding transcriptional regulator, coding for MDANEFSVLRKHLKKTQKEIAQLLGTSLKAIHSYEQGWRNIPPGVERQMLFLLANRRGNKIPRKSCWVVNNCPPKHKEKCPAWEFQCGKMCWFVSGTICGGEPEENWESKMKRCRACDILKEIIETVESE
- the fdhD gene encoding formate dehydrogenase accessory sulfurtransferase FdhD is translated as MKNSRTQKMIIYENGTFQQIEQAFILEEPLSIRIEGKPYSVVMRTPGDELAHAAGFCLAEGLVERPEDFATLGYCTEDGVNVVTATLVPERRKKVRNLLNRQGFMSQTSCGICGKELLADLYQIVKPVGNTVKMTIDQAKECVQRLSEHQELYALTGSSHAAMVFDRHVEPMTWAEDVGRHNALDKAIGKAFMNNDLASLRVAAMSSRLSFELVQKAARAGLEIMISMSRPTALAVELAASLNMTLACIGKKKGFMLFCGSERFSIPHSLPSYVTG
- a CDS encoding response regulator transcription factor yields the protein MTDNTKKRILIVEDDHHIAEGLRLNLSLQGYDVMTAENGNAGLKAWKHWQPDLIVLDIMLPGIDGLSVLRSIRLEDERLPILILSAKAATDYKVKGLSYGVDDYLTKPFSLEEFLLRVERLLTRLSWYEENGTGNTLLNQVESVHVFGSNRIDFNTLTAHNRKGEIHLTEQEAKLLKLFVMNEGKPLSRKKLLEIGWGYTHGTTTRTVDNFIVRFRKYFEKNPKKPAHFKSLRSIGYVFHADPEDP
- a CDS encoding HAMP domain-containing histidine kinase; translated protein: MNRSRWLFHPILILVFSILALGTSLFLYIYWYIEASSGLRAIVERFNLDAGQVLASQTWVVILVLSLLVGIIFMGIFIIFVYNLKTLQLYRLQHNFINNFTHELKTPVTALKLYLETFIKHELSREDQIKYIRYMLNDAGRLSDNINRILNLAQIESKSFSGELEPHNLVDVVKRFLTKNAHHFQDYRVTVFNPSGGPYHYSINAPLFDMFLMNILTNAVKYNQSDKPEVQISFEAQGKKLYINFKDNGIGIEKKERRKIFRKFYQIGRADDMSAKGSGLGLFLVEQIAKIHKGKIRVSSQGLGKGSTFSLILPLKYAA
- a CDS encoding B12-binding domain-containing radical SAM protein, whose amino-acid sequence is MAKEKNVLLVYPEVPKNTYWSFQYALQFTGKKSAMPPLGLITIAAYFPAHYRLKLVDLNIEPLKEADILWADQVYVSAMIVQKASFARVVETCNRLNTTVVAGGPYPTSSHEEIEGVDCFVLGEVENCLPDIIAALETGRAKRVYPPAGRPSMKTAKVPRFDLLKLKAYASMAIQYSRGCPFKCEFCDIWKVYGNRPRLKSPSGVLSELDTLYASGWRGPVFIVDDNFIGNRKKVRDELLPALFTWQRSHGFAFRFFTEASINMATDPELLEAMRAAGFDEVFIGIETPSREGLAETGKKQNLKTDMAEAVETIQRHGMEVMAGFIVGFDSDTDDIFDRQIEFIQKTGIPQAMVGLLTALPGTELHRRLLSQGRLLNAADGNNTHCHAINFIPRMDEKKLKNGYRRILSTIYDKRLKNYFERCSRLLDRIGDTPQFARKIRFDEIRGLAASLPRQLVSPYGLQYLKFLARSLVRNRVVLSEAVRLGVIGHHFHTITSEMIEAEKVASYLDETYAHLCARLETYSSLARGSYQEKRREIVQLLRHKKRVLNRIRQRIDSLHVDFRRDLVRRYRDLSERLQRLSEPLEAAVVFTD